One stretch of Miscanthus floridulus cultivar M001 chromosome 18, ASM1932011v1, whole genome shotgun sequence DNA includes these proteins:
- the LOC136519605 gene encoding starch synthase 1, chloroplastic/amyloplastic-like isoform X2, with amino-acid sequence MATPSAVGAACLLLARAAGPGRGDRARPRRLQRVLRRRCVAELSREGPPPRPLPPALLAPPLVPGCFLAPPPEPTGEPASTPPPVPDAGLGDLGLEPEGIAEGSINNTVVVASEQDSEIVVGKEQARAKVTQSIVFVTGEASPYAKSGGLGDVCGSLPVALAARGHRVMVVMPRYLNGTSDKNYANAFYTEKHIRIPCFGSEHEVTFFHEYRDSVDWVFVDHPSYHRPGNLYGDKFGAFSDNQFRYTLLCYAACEAPLVLELGGYIYGQNCMFVVNDWHASLVPVLLAAKYRPYGVYKDSRSILVIHNLAHQGVEPASTYPDLGLPPEWYGALEWVFPEWARRHALDKGEAVNFLKGAVVTADRIVTVSKAKCKSALQKELGLPIRPEVPLIGFIGRLDYQKGIDLIQLIIPHLMRDDVQFVMLGSGDPELENWMRSTESNFKDKFRGWVGFSVPVSHRITAGCDILLMPSRFEPCGLNQLYAMQYGTVPVVHATGGLRDTVENFNPFGENGEQGTGWAFAPLTTENMLWTLRTAISTYREHKSSWEGLMKRGMSKDFTWDHAAEQYEQIFQWAFIDRPYVM; translated from the exons ATGGCGACGCCCTCGGCCGTGGGCGCCGCGTGCCTCCTCCTCGCGCGGGCCGCCGGGCCGGGCCGCGGCGATCGGGCGCGCCCGCGCCGGCTCCAGCGCGTGCTGCGCCGGCGGTGCGTCGCGGAGCTGAGCAGGGAGGGTCCCCCGCCGCGCCCGCTGCCACCCGCGCTGCTGGCGCCCCCGCTCGTGCCCGGGtgcttcctcgcgccgccgcccgAGCCCACGGGTGAGCCGGCGTCGACGCCGCCGCCCGTGCCCGACGCCGGCCTGGGGGACCTTGGTCTCGAACCTGAAG GGATTGCTGAGGGTTCCATCAACAACACAGTAGTTGTGGCAAGTGAGCAAGATTCTGAGATCGTGGTTGGAAAGGAGCAAGCTCGAGCTAAAGTAACACAAAGCATTGTCTTTGTAACTGGCGAAGCTTCTCCTTATGCAAAGTCTGGGGGTCTAGGAGATGTTTGTGGTTCATTGCCAGTTGCTCTTGCTGCTCGTGGTCACCGTGTGATGGTTGTAATGCCCAGATATTTAAATGGTACCTCTGATAAGAATTATGCAAATGCATTTTACACAGAAAAGCACATTCGGATTCCATGCTTTGGCAGTGAACACGAAGTTACCTTTTTCCATGAGTATAGAGATTCAGTTGACTGG GTGTTTGTTGATCATCCCTCATATCACAGACCTGGAAATTTATATGGAGATAAGTTTGGTGCTTTTAGTGATAATCAG TTCAGATACACGCTCCTTTGCTATGCTGCATGTGAGGCTCCTTTGGTCCTTGAATTGGGAGGATATATTTATGGACAGAATTGCATGTTTGTTGTGAATGATTGGCATGCCAGTCTAGTGCCAGT CCTTCTTGCTGCGAAATATAGACCATATGGTGTTTATAAAGACTCCCGCAGCATTCTTGTAATACATAATTTAGCACATCAG GGTGTAGAGCCTGCAAGCACATATCCTGACCTTGGGTTGCCACCTGAATGGTATGGAGCTCTGGAGTGGGTATTCCCTGAATGGGCAAGGAGGCATGCCCTTGACAAGGGTGAGGCAGTTAATTTTTTGAAAGGTGCAGTTGTGACAGCAGATCGAATCGTGACTGTCAGTAAG GCCAAATGTAAAAGTGCATTGCAGAAGGAGCTGGGTTTACCTATAAGGCCTGAAGTTCCTCTG ATTGGCTTTATTGGAAGATTGGATTATCAGAAAGGCATTGATCTCATTCAACTTATCATACCGCATCTTATGCGGGACGACGTTCAATTT GTCATGCTTGGATCTGGTGACCCAGAGCTCGAAAACTGGATGAGATCTACAGAGTCGAACTTCAAGGATAAATTTCGTGGATGGGTTGGATTTAGTGTTCCAGTTTCCCACCGAATAACTGCCGG CTGCGATATATTGTTAATGCCATCCAGATTCGAACCTTGTGGTCTGAATCAGCTATATGCTATGCAGTATGGCACAGTTCCTGTTGTCCATGCAACTGGGGGACTTAGA GATACTGTGGAGAATTTCAACCCTTTCGGTGAGAATGGAGAACAGGGTACGGG GTGGGCATTCGCACCCCTAACCACGGAAAACATGTTGTGG ACATTGCGAACTGCAATTTCGACATACAGGGAGCACAAGTCTTCATGGGAAGGGCTCATGAAGCGGGGCATGTCAAAAGACTTCACGTGGGACCATGCTGCTGAACAATATGAACAAATCTTCCAGTGGGCCTTCATCGATCGACCCTATGTCATGTAA
- the LOC136519605 gene encoding starch synthase 1, chloroplastic/amyloplastic-like isoform X1 — MATPSAVGAACLLLARAAGPGRGDRARPRRLQRVLRRRCVAELSREGPPPRPLPPALLAPPLVPGCFLAPPPEPTGEPASTPPPVPDAGLGDLGLEPEGIAEGSINNTVVVASEQDSEIVVGKEQARAKVTQSIVFVTGEASPYAKSGGLGDVCGSLPVALAARGHRVMVVMPRYLNGTSDKNYANAFYTEKHIRIPCFGSEHEVTFFHEYRDSVDWVFVDHPSYHRPGNLYGDKFGAFSDNQFRYTLLCYAACEAPLVLELGGYIYGQNCMFVVNDWHASLVPVLLAAKYRPYGVYKDSRSILVIHNLAHQGVEPASTYPDLGLPPEWYGALEWVFPEWARRHALDKGEAVNFLKGAVVTADRIVTVSKGYSWEVTTAEGGQGLNELLSSRKSVLNGIVNGIDINDWNPATDKCIPCHYSVDDLSGKAKCKSALQKELGLPIRPEVPLIGFIGRLDYQKGIDLIQLIIPHLMRDDVQFVMLGSGDPELENWMRSTESNFKDKFRGWVGFSVPVSHRITAGCDILLMPSRFEPCGLNQLYAMQYGTVPVVHATGGLRDTVENFNPFGENGEQGTGWAFAPLTTENMLWTLRTAISTYREHKSSWEGLMKRGMSKDFTWDHAAEQYEQIFQWAFIDRPYVM; from the exons ATGGCGACGCCCTCGGCCGTGGGCGCCGCGTGCCTCCTCCTCGCGCGGGCCGCCGGGCCGGGCCGCGGCGATCGGGCGCGCCCGCGCCGGCTCCAGCGCGTGCTGCGCCGGCGGTGCGTCGCGGAGCTGAGCAGGGAGGGTCCCCCGCCGCGCCCGCTGCCACCCGCGCTGCTGGCGCCCCCGCTCGTGCCCGGGtgcttcctcgcgccgccgcccgAGCCCACGGGTGAGCCGGCGTCGACGCCGCCGCCCGTGCCCGACGCCGGCCTGGGGGACCTTGGTCTCGAACCTGAAG GGATTGCTGAGGGTTCCATCAACAACACAGTAGTTGTGGCAAGTGAGCAAGATTCTGAGATCGTGGTTGGAAAGGAGCAAGCTCGAGCTAAAGTAACACAAAGCATTGTCTTTGTAACTGGCGAAGCTTCTCCTTATGCAAAGTCTGGGGGTCTAGGAGATGTTTGTGGTTCATTGCCAGTTGCTCTTGCTGCTCGTGGTCACCGTGTGATGGTTGTAATGCCCAGATATTTAAATGGTACCTCTGATAAGAATTATGCAAATGCATTTTACACAGAAAAGCACATTCGGATTCCATGCTTTGGCAGTGAACACGAAGTTACCTTTTTCCATGAGTATAGAGATTCAGTTGACTGG GTGTTTGTTGATCATCCCTCATATCACAGACCTGGAAATTTATATGGAGATAAGTTTGGTGCTTTTAGTGATAATCAG TTCAGATACACGCTCCTTTGCTATGCTGCATGTGAGGCTCCTTTGGTCCTTGAATTGGGAGGATATATTTATGGACAGAATTGCATGTTTGTTGTGAATGATTGGCATGCCAGTCTAGTGCCAGT CCTTCTTGCTGCGAAATATAGACCATATGGTGTTTATAAAGACTCCCGCAGCATTCTTGTAATACATAATTTAGCACATCAG GGTGTAGAGCCTGCAAGCACATATCCTGACCTTGGGTTGCCACCTGAATGGTATGGAGCTCTGGAGTGGGTATTCCCTGAATGGGCAAGGAGGCATGCCCTTGACAAGGGTGAGGCAGTTAATTTTTTGAAAGGTGCAGTTGTGACAGCAGATCGAATCGTGACTGTCAGTAAG GGTTATTCATGGGAGGTCACAACTGCTGAAGGTGGACAGGGCCTCAATGAGCTCTTAAGCTCCAGAAAGAGTGTATTAAATG GAATTGTAAATGGAATAGACATTAATGATTGGAACCCTGCCACGGACAAATGTATCCCTTGTCATTATTCTGTTGATGACCTCTCTGGAAAA GCCAAATGTAAAAGTGCATTGCAGAAGGAGCTGGGTTTACCTATAAGGCCTGAAGTTCCTCTG ATTGGCTTTATTGGAAGATTGGATTATCAGAAAGGCATTGATCTCATTCAACTTATCATACCGCATCTTATGCGGGACGACGTTCAATTT GTCATGCTTGGATCTGGTGACCCAGAGCTCGAAAACTGGATGAGATCTACAGAGTCGAACTTCAAGGATAAATTTCGTGGATGGGTTGGATTTAGTGTTCCAGTTTCCCACCGAATAACTGCCGG CTGCGATATATTGTTAATGCCATCCAGATTCGAACCTTGTGGTCTGAATCAGCTATATGCTATGCAGTATGGCACAGTTCCTGTTGTCCATGCAACTGGGGGACTTAGA GATACTGTGGAGAATTTCAACCCTTTCGGTGAGAATGGAGAACAGGGTACGGG GTGGGCATTCGCACCCCTAACCACGGAAAACATGTTGTGG ACATTGCGAACTGCAATTTCGACATACAGGGAGCACAAGTCTTCATGGGAAGGGCTCATGAAGCGGGGCATGTCAAAAGACTTCACGTGGGACCATGCTGCTGAACAATATGAACAAATCTTCCAGTGGGCCTTCATCGATCGACCCTATGTCATGTAA
- the LOC136519607 gene encoding uncharacterized protein, whose product MSGTSAPPYDAMLKSTAYERLRAEHPAQFAPASVFFTHDDRSAIDRRNSFRVKAALVYEAVTGRHVDDHMLRANSLLLALARKCHSKILGQPDEAGDPAEVTDERWDAKKKRVVDGIFLVVGYLPKLNEAISRKNADRDSVDQIFKSRHMLDMVTDVIKLENQLRLQDLLNVARHIEAVIKETVEQSDFKDVKESMGREYKLDVTEQNLADVIHRFCWYYSPFSTKKTGAAPPDSPFKDVAASKEVAARTLLDCLHMSVVKPAQGKGGGVTGRPSRMPTVRDLRRSGVRLQASENGRAEIEFAQPTVWLPALVYDFKLATVARNLLAREYEEQSKPITRYFQMMNAIVEDAADVRILRRAGVVLGGSGGGQEVHELIKNIDGHATYPSVYMAMDREIDKVREYHDQRMANFFVRNRPGVIWASSVAAISVAAIVATRRIRG is encoded by the exons ATGAGCGGAACGTCGGCGCCACCGTACGATGCCATGCTCAAGTCCACGGCGTACGAGCGGTTGCGCGCGGAGCACCCGGCTCAGTTCGCGCCCGCGAGCGTCTTCTTCACGCACGATGACCGGAGCGCCATCGACCGGCGCAACAGCTTCCGGGTGAAGGCCGCGCTCGTCTACGAGGCCGTCACGGGCCGGCACGTCGACGACCACATGCTGCGCGCCAACAGCCTGCTCCTGGCCCTCGCCAGGAAATGCCATTCCAAAATCCTTGGACAACCCGACG AAGCAGGAGATCCTGCGGAGGTGACAGACGAACGCTGGGACGCAAAGAAGAAGCGCGTGGTGGACGGCATCTTCCTCGTCGTCGGCTACCTGCCAAAGCTCAACGAAGCGATCAGCAGGAAGAACGCGGACCGCGACTCCGTCGACCAGATCTTCAAGTCGCGCCACATGCTCGACATGGTCACGGACGTGATCAAGCTCGAGAACCAGCTCCGGCTGCAGGACCTGCTCAACGTAGCCCGCCACATCGAGGCCGTCATCAAGGAGACTGTAGAGCAATCCGATTTCAAGGACGTCAAGGAATCCATGGGACGCGAGTACAAGCTGGACGTCACGGAGCAGAACCTCGCCGACGTGATCCACCGCTTCTGCTGGTACTACTCGCCCTTCTCCACGAAGAAGACCGGGGCGGCGCCCCCGGACAGCCCGTTCAAGGACGTCGCGGCCAGCAAGGAGGTGGCGGCGCGCACGCTCCTGGACTGCCTGCACATGAGCGTGGTGAAGCCGGCGCAGGGGAAAGGCGGGGGCGTCACCGGCAGGCCGTCTCGCATGCCGACCGTGAGGGATCTCCGGCGGTCCGGGGTCCGTCTCCAGGCCTCCGAGAACGGCCGCGCCGAGATCGAGTTCGCGCAGCCGACGGTGTGGCTACCGGCGCTGGTGTACGACTTCAAGCTGGCCACGGTGGCCCGGAACCTCCTGGCGCGGGAGTACGAGGAGCAGAGCAAGCCGATCACGCGCTACTTCCAGATGATGAACGCGATCGTGGAGGACGCGGCCGACGTGCGGATCCTCCGCCGCGCCGGCGTCGTCCTCGGTGGGTCCGGCGGCGGGCAGGAGGTGCACGAGCTGATCAAGAACATCGACGGCCACGCCACGTACCCGTCCGTGTACATGGCCATGGACCGGGAGATCGACAAGGTGAGAGAATACCACGACCAGAGGATGGCCAACTTCTTCGTCCGCAACCGCCCCGGCGTCATCTGGGCCTCGTCGGTGGCCGCCATCTCGGTGGCGGCTATTGTCGCCACGAGGAGGATCCGGGGCTGA